The following coding sequences lie in one Sorghum bicolor cultivar BTx623 chromosome 6, Sorghum_bicolor_NCBIv3, whole genome shotgun sequence genomic window:
- the LOC8068463 gene encoding putative pectinesterase/pectinesterase inhibitor 45: MANRVAVASVIAAVGIVAVIGTIAAVTSAKKVDDNDAGGLFSSVKLSTVCASTLYPQKCEQSLKPVVNDTSDPEDVLRAAFNVALDEVAAAFQRSAHIGKGATDNLTKNAMEVCKKLLDDATEDLGAMSRLKPQDVVRHVKDLRVWVSGVMTYVYTCADGFEKPELKEAMDKVLQNSTELSSNALAILTRLGELLPEEAKALNATLAGAGHGRRLLGWQMGEAEEVTSGGRGLLAVDDKLGEIADVASANRKLLSDTLDEIAGMSHGANGRRLLSTLWSQITSTQGEDVLAHQQKLGVSPDDETDHAARRNLLSTELDSIASTSAEANRQLLAAEELPDELAGKRQLLSRTLMGIDEAATEAKRQLDEATTENTMSETEHRVLTTDLVGTFDEIQDGRSGAPPGNFPKWMSATQRRLLQLPSLQKPNKVVAQDGSGDFKTISEAIAAVPKTFEGRFVIYVKSGVYKEYVTVPKNMANIFMYGDGPTKTVVTGDKSNTGGFATIATPTFSAEGNGFICKSMGFVNTAGPDGHQAVAMHVQGDMSVFFNCRFEGYQDTLYVHANRQFFRNCEVLGTVDFIFGNSAALFQNCLMTVRKPGDSQSNMVTAQGRTDPNMPTGIVLQGCRIVPEQALFPVRLQVPSYLGRPWKEYARTVVMESTIGDLIRPEGWAEWMGDLGLKTLYYAEYANTGPGAGTSKRVNWPGYRVIGQAEATHFTAGVFIDGMTWLQSTGTPNVMGFTK; this comes from the coding sequence ATGGCTAACAGGGTCGCCGTCGCCAGCGTCATCGCCGCGGTGGGCATCGTGGCCGTGATCGGCACCATCGCCGCGGTGACCAGCGCCAAGAAAGTGGACGACAACGACGCCGGCGGCTTGTTTTCCAGCGTGAAGCTCTCCACGGTGTGCGCCTCGACGCTGTACCCGCAGAAGTGCGAGCAGAGCCTGAAGCCCGTCGTGAACGACACCTCCGACCCGGAGGACGTCCTCCGGGCCGCGTTCAACGTGGCCCTGGACGAGGTCGCCGCCGCCTTCCAGCGGTCCGCGCACATCGGCAAGGGCGCCACGGACAACCTCACCAAGAACGCCATGGAGGTGTGCAAGAAGCTCCTAGACGACGCCACCGAGGACCTCGGGGCCATGTCGAGGCTCAAGCCCCAGGACGTGGTGCGCCACGTCAAGGACCTCCGGGTCTGGGTCTCTGGCGTCATGACCTACGTCTACACCTGCGCCGACGGATTCGAGAAGCCCGAGCTCAAGGAGGCCATGGACAAGGTGCTgcagaactccaccgagctcagcAGCAACGCGCTCGCCATCCTCAcccgcctcggcgagctcctgccGGAGGAAGCCAAAGCTCTGAACGCCACCTTGGCGGGTGCGGGGCACGGCCGCCGGCTTCTTGGCTGGCAGATGGGCGAGGCCGAGGAGGTGACCAGCGGAGGCCGCGGGCTTCTGGCCGTCGATGACAAGCTGGGCGAGATCGCGGACGTCGCGAGCGCAAACCGGAAGCTCCTGTCGGACACGCTGGACGAGATCGCCGGCATGTCCCACGGCGCGAACGGCCGGCGCCTGCTTAGCACCCTGTGGTCTCAGATAACCAGCACCCAGGGAGAGGACGTCCTCGCCCACCAACAAAAGCTGGGCGTGTCGCCAGACGACGAGACCGATCACGCCGCCCGGCGCAACCTTCTGTCGACCGAGCTCGACAGCATCGCCAGCACGTCCGCCGAGGCAAACCGCCAGCTTCTCGCGGCGGAGGAGCTCCCCGACGAGCTCGCCGGCAAGCGCCAGCTGCTGTCCCGGACGCTCATGGGGATCGACGAGGCGGCCACCGAGGCCAAGCGCCAGCttgatgaggcaacgacggaGAACACCATGTCTGAGACTGAGCACAGGGTACTGACCACTGACCTCGTCGGCACGTTCGACGAGATCCAAGACGGGCGCAGCGGGGCGCCGCCCGGCAACTTCCCCAAGTGGATGTCGGCCACCCAGCGGAGGCTCCTGCAGCTGCCCAGCCTGCAGAAGCCCAACAAGGTGGTGGCCCAGGACGGCAGCGGCGACTTCAAGACCATCAGCGAGGCCATCGCCGCCGTGCCCAAGACCTTCGAGGGCCGCTTCGTCATCTACGTGAAGTCCGGCGTGTACAAGGAGTACGTCACCGTGCCCAAGAACATGGCCAACATCTTCATGTACGGCGACGGGCCGACGAAGACGGTGGTGACCGGCGACAAGAGCAACACAGGCGGGTTCGCCACCATCGCCACGCCCACCTTTTCCGCGGAGGGCAACGGGTTCATCTGCAAGTCGATGGGTTTCGTCAACACGGCGGGGCCGGATGGTCACCAGGCGGTGGCGATGCACGTGCAGGGGGACATGTCGGTGTTCTTCAACTGCCGGTTCGAGGGGTACCAGGACACGCTGTACGTGCACGCGAACCGGCAGTTCTTCCGCAACTGCGAGGTGCTGGGCACCGTGGACTTCATCTTCGGCAACTCGGCGGCGCTGTTCCAGAACTGCCTGATGACGGTGCGCAAGCCCGGGGACAGCCAGTCCAACATGGTGACGGCGCAGGGGAGGACGGACCCCAACATGCCCACGGGGATCGTGCTCCAGGGCTGCCGCATCGTGCCGGAGCAGGCGCTCTTCCCCGTGCGGCTCCAGGTGCCCAGCTACCTCGGCCGGCCATGGAAGGAGTACGCGAGGACGGTGGTGATGGAGAGCACCATCGGCGACCTCATCAGGCCGGAAGGGTGGGCGGAGTGGATGGGCGACCTCGGCCTCAAGACGCTCTACTACGCCGAGTACGCCAACACCGGCCCGGGCGCCGGCACCAGCAAGAGGGTCAACTGGCCGGGCTACCGCGTCATCGGACAGGCCGAGGCCACGCACTTCACCGCCGGCGTCTTCATCGACGGCATGACGTGGCTCCAGAGCACCGGCACGCCAAACGTCATGGGCTTCACCAAATGa